One Micromonospora sp. WMMD812 genomic window carries:
- a CDS encoding LacI family DNA-binding transcriptional regulator codes for MTTAQRPTLEEVARRAGVSRATVSRVVNGSTTVAEPIREAVNRAVAELGYVPNLAARSLVTQRTDSVALVMPEAATRVFSDDQVFPGIIRGVSQELEAADKQLVLMLAGSPAGHARVERYTTGRHVDGVLFASLHGADPLPGTLARLGIPVVCSGRPLGDVPVPYVDVDHVGGVTAAVRHLLDNGRRRIATIAGPQDMVAGIERLTGYREAMAEAGLPERLATGDFTRESGAAAMRQLLAEHPDLDAVFAASDLMAHAALRTLREAGRRVPEDVAVIGFDDIETAAYTEPPLTTVRQPIQEIGRQMTRQLLRLAAGETIEPAVMLPTELILRDSA; via the coding sequence ATGACGACGGCGCAACGGCCGACGCTCGAAGAGGTGGCCCGGCGGGCCGGGGTCTCCCGGGCCACCGTCTCGCGGGTGGTGAACGGCTCCACCACGGTCGCCGAGCCGATCCGGGAGGCGGTCAACCGGGCGGTGGCCGAGCTGGGGTACGTGCCGAACCTGGCCGCCCGCAGCCTGGTGACCCAGCGGACCGACTCGGTCGCCCTGGTGATGCCCGAGGCGGCCACCCGGGTCTTCTCCGACGACCAGGTCTTCCCCGGCATCATCCGGGGCGTCAGCCAGGAACTGGAGGCGGCCGACAAGCAGTTGGTGCTGATGCTGGCCGGCTCGCCGGCCGGGCACGCGCGGGTCGAGCGCTACACCACCGGGCGGCACGTCGACGGGGTGCTGTTCGCCTCACTGCACGGCGCCGACCCACTGCCCGGCACGCTCGCCCGGCTCGGCATCCCGGTGGTGTGCAGTGGTCGCCCACTCGGCGACGTCCCGGTGCCCTACGTGGACGTCGACCACGTCGGCGGCGTCACCGCCGCGGTGCGGCACCTCCTGGACAACGGCCGGCGGCGGATCGCCACCATCGCCGGACCGCAGGACATGGTGGCCGGGATCGAGCGGCTCACCGGCTACCGGGAGGCGATGGCCGAGGCCGGGCTGCCGGAGCGGTTGGCGACCGGGGACTTCACCCGGGAGTCCGGGGCGGCGGCGATGCGGCAGCTGCTCGCCGAGCACCCCGACCTGGACGCGGTCTTCGCCGCCTCCGACCTGATGGCGCACGCCGCCCTGCGTACGCTGCGCGAGGCCGGCCGGCGGGTGCCCGAGGACGTCGCGGTCATCGGGTTCGACGACATCGAGACGGCCGCCTACACCGAGCCGCCGCTGACCACCGTCCGGCAGCCGATCCAGGAGATCGGCCGGCAGATGACCCGGCAGTTGCTCCGGCTCGCGGCCGGCGAGACCATCGAGCCGGCGGTCATGCTCCCCACCGAGCTGATCCTCCGCGACTCCGCGTAG
- a CDS encoding GH1 family beta-glucosidase: MTQLRFPENFLWGAATAAYQIEGAARDDGRGTSIWDTFSRTPGKVHQGHTGDVACDHYHRYAEDVALMAELGLGAYRFSVAWPRVQPDGTGPVNPRGLDFYDRLVDALLDRGIDPIVTLYHWDLPQALGDRGGWTNRATAEHFATYATAVYGRLGDRVSVWTTLNEPWCSAYLGYGSGVHAPGEQDPAAAFAAVHHLLLGHGLAARALRAAGARTVGITLNPADVRPADESSAADAAAVRLVDGLHNRIFLGPLLAGGYPEDVLEHVSRLVEPTFLRDGDEKQIAAPIDLLGINYYQPTYVAGRPDGAGGGGAYPGTDGAVEFLPPVGPLTEMGWMVEPAGLTRLLERIAADYPGVPLLITENGAAYPDKPGTESPGGPIQVADSDRIAYLDGHLRAAHEAISRGVDLRGYLVWSLLDNFEWAEGYRKRFGIVHVDYLTQRRTPKSSARWYQEVISRNGL, translated from the coding sequence GCGGCCCGCGACGACGGTCGCGGGACGTCCATCTGGGACACCTTCAGCCGTACGCCGGGGAAGGTCCACCAGGGGCACACCGGTGATGTCGCCTGCGACCACTATCACCGGTACGCCGAGGACGTGGCGCTGATGGCCGAGCTGGGGCTGGGGGCGTACCGCTTCTCGGTGGCGTGGCCCCGGGTCCAGCCGGACGGCACCGGTCCGGTCAACCCGCGCGGGTTGGACTTCTACGACCGGCTGGTGGACGCCCTGCTCGACCGGGGGATCGACCCGATCGTCACGCTCTACCACTGGGACCTGCCGCAGGCCCTCGGTGATCGGGGCGGCTGGACCAACCGGGCGACCGCCGAGCACTTCGCCACGTACGCCACCGCCGTGTACGGGCGGCTCGGCGACCGGGTGAGCGTCTGGACCACGCTCAACGAGCCCTGGTGCTCGGCCTACCTCGGATACGGCAGCGGGGTGCACGCCCCGGGCGAGCAGGACCCGGCCGCCGCCTTCGCCGCCGTACACCACCTGCTGCTCGGGCACGGCCTGGCCGCCCGCGCGCTCCGCGCGGCCGGCGCGCGCACCGTCGGGATCACCCTCAACCCCGCCGACGTACGCCCGGCCGACGAGTCCAGCGCCGCGGACGCCGCGGCGGTGCGGCTCGTCGACGGGCTGCACAACCGGATCTTCCTGGGCCCCCTGCTGGCCGGTGGCTACCCGGAGGACGTGCTCGAGCACGTGAGCCGGTTGGTCGAGCCGACGTTCCTACGGGACGGTGACGAGAAGCAGATCGCCGCCCCGATCGACCTGCTGGGCATCAACTACTACCAGCCGACCTACGTCGCGGGGCGGCCGGACGGCGCCGGGGGCGGCGGCGCCTACCCGGGCACCGACGGGGCGGTGGAGTTCCTGCCGCCGGTGGGGCCGCTCACCGAGATGGGCTGGATGGTGGAGCCGGCCGGGCTGACCCGCCTGCTGGAGCGGATCGCCGCCGACTATCCCGGCGTGCCGCTGCTGATCACCGAGAACGGCGCCGCGTACCCGGACAAGCCCGGCACCGAGTCGCCGGGCGGTCCGATCCAGGTCGCCGACTCCGATCGGATCGCGTACCTGGACGGGCACCTGCGCGCCGCACACGAGGCGATCTCCCGCGGGGTGGACCTGCGCGGCTATCTCGTATGGTCATTGCTGGACAACTTCGAGTGGGCGGAGGGTTACCGCAAGCGGTTCGGGATCGTGCACGTCGACTACCTGACCCAGCGCCGCACACCGAAGTCCAGCGCCCGGTGGTACCAGGAGGTGATCTCCCGGAACGGGCTGTGA